One genomic segment of Tubulanus polymorphus chromosome 4, tnTubPoly1.2, whole genome shotgun sequence includes these proteins:
- the LOC141903984 gene encoding uncharacterized protein LOC141903984, with product MEGNDDIIARFGSLRAREDLMENKLGGLRQTRIPVENIRTDSATETFDASRNKKGSRICPSSSSSSSKKPDNEKLDFLDMTILKRDMKAPPLRLRQVENNYNVKSDWSSIQRLVDVGICPGDRIEINRESYSHWGIYCGHCNIHSDLHFLVHLGVPLDEPKSRALSQFKNGEIRIDDLKMIAGVSLARINNEIDITHEPYPKEKVVARAIDQIGKNEYNLVLRNCECFTNWCRYGIEFSHQAYRGVSAAAACAGGASTGILGVGMGVGAVAGVGVGAVAGGAIGAVVGGLVIPIVHLAKAYQAKKKENRKFGVKKVAPNVIEDGIIDNGIN from the exons ATGGAGGGGAATGACGACATCATTGCTAGATTTGGCTCTTTACGGGCACGAGAAGATCTCATGGAAAACAAACTTGGCGGTTTGAGGCAAACGCGAATCCCAGTAGAAAACATTCGAACAGATTCCGCCACTGAAACTTTCGATGCTTCGCGAAACAAAAAAGGCTCAAGAATATGTCCATCGTCTAGTTCCTCTTCGTCTAAGAAGCCAGATAATGAGAAACTGGACTTTCTGGACATGACGATTTTGAAAAGAGACATGAAGGCTCCTCCGCTACGTTTACGACAGGTCGAAAATAACTATAACGTGAAGTCTGATTGGTCCAGTATACAGAGGCTGGTGGATGTCGGAATTTGCCCGGGAGATCGAATCGAAATAAACAGAGAAAGCTACAGCCATTGGGGCATCTATTGTGGCCATTGTAACATCCACAGCGATTTACATTTCCTCGTGCACTTAGGCGTACCGTTAGATGAACCGAAATCCCGTGCTCTGAGTCAGTTCAAAAACGGAGAAATACGTATCGATGATCTGAAAATG attgcGGGGGTTTCTTTAGCTCGAATCAATAATGAGATTGACATCACACACGAGCCGTACCCTAAAGAAAAAGTCGTCGCACGGGCTATTGACCAGATCGGGAAGAACGAGTACAACCTCGTACTAAGAAATTGTGAATGCTTTACGAATTGGTGTCGATATGGAATTGAATTCAGCCATCAG GCATATCGGGGGGTatcggctgctgctgcttgtGCAGGTGGAGCATCGACTGGTATACTAGGTGTAGGTATGGGAGTAGGTGCAGTGGCTGGAGTTGGCGTAGGGGCAGTAGCTGGTGGTGCTATTGGAGCTGTTGTAGGCGGCCTGGTAATACCCATCGTCCATCTGGCTAAAGCATACCAAGCCAAAAAGAAGGAAAATCGCAAATTCGGAGTGAAAAAGGTTGCCCCGAATGTTATTgaggatggaattattgacaATGGCATCAATTAG
- the LOC141904602 gene encoding uncharacterized protein LOC141904602, with translation MSPTVSTAEARCLRFYYQSIYRGNPKNPGTFVGFRILRADNNREIAGYSEFPIVIKYQTWHLFEVTITDIKGVTPPYKVVIYFWWSPGQAGSKPGAGIDDISLLPGSCKQYAEMKYATQGNCDNKNPSCKAWSEKKECEKNPKYMLVNCPVSCGACVPCTDADKRCSTWAHQKECAKNPVYMLSQCPVSCHQCLHGCVDQTVDCGKWAKAGECSKNSKWMWVYCPRACRRCASGFLVPKVCKGESLLEGQGHTFTASSYSGKCLPRNVANNNVDCNQWCSAKNQARGSWVQVKFKGGAKVVNTVALWRTGHTYVVKEATYKYSVDGVHWYDVFHRGTQNKVFDVDSNYFSQQFKAVYIRMYPKLWTPHDKACARWAMEGCDAQDIEHEL, from the exons ATGTCACCAACAGTGTCTACAGCCGAGGCGCGTTGTCTACGCTTTTATTACCAGTCAATATATCGAG GGAATCCGAAAAATCCTGGGACTTTTGTGGGATTTAGGATACTACGAGCGGATAATAACCGAGAGATAGCAGGTTATTCAGAGTTTCCGATCGTTATCAAATACCAAACGTGGCATCTATTTGAAGTGACCATTACGGACATAAAAGGTGTTACGCCGCCTTATAAG gtggttatatatttctggTGGTCTCCTGGGCAAGCAGGTTCCAAACCAGGAGCAGGGATTGATGATATTTCACTTTTACCGGGAAGTTGCAAACAATATGCAGAAATGAAATACGCTACACAAG GAAACTGTGATAACAAAAACCCAAGCTGTAAGGCGTGGTCCGAAAAGAAGGAATGTGAGAAAAACCCGAAGTATATGTTGGTAAACTGTCCTGTATCATGTGGAGCGTGTGTTCCGTGTACGGACGCCGACAAACGGTGCTCAACTTGGGCGCATCAGAAGGAATGTGCTAAAAACCCAGTTTACATGCTATCGCAATGTCCAGTATCGTGCCACCAATGTTTACACGGCTGTGTCGACCAAACTGTTGATTGCGGAAAATGGGCCAAGGCGGGAGAATGCAGCAAGAATTCTAAATGGATGTGGGTTTACTGTCCAAGAGCTTGCCGTAGATGCGCATCAGGATTTCTGGTTCCAAAAG TTTGCAAGGGTGAATCGTTGTTAGAAGGACAAGGCCACACATTTACCGCGTCCAGTTACAGCGGAAAATGTCTTCCCCGAAACGTCGCTAATAATAATGTGGACTGTAACCAGTGGTGTTCGGCAAAAAATCAAGCCAGAGGCTCATGGGTTCAAGTTAAATTCAAAGGTGGGGCCAAAGTGGTAAACACAGTGGCTTTGTGGAGGACAGGGCACACTTACGTTGTCAAAGAAGCCACTTACAAATACAGTGTTGATGGGGTACATTGGTACGACGTGTTCCATCGAGGAACCCAGAATAAA GTTTTTGATGTCGATTCAAATTACTTCAGCCAACAGTTCAAAGCGGTTTACATCCGAATGTACCCGAAGCTGTGGACGCCACACGATAAAGCGTGCGCGCGCTGGGCAATGGAAGGTTGTGATGCCCAAGATATTGAACATGAATTGTAG
- the LOC141904251 gene encoding uncharacterized protein LOC141904251 yields MLRMLSNRQPWNLFEETITDFKGVTPPYKVVIYFWWSPGKGTDPGAGIDDIALLPGSCKQYKEMKYASQGDCEDKNTKCSAWAKTKECNKNPKYMLVNCALSCGTCIPCKDVNKKCEIWAQQRECAKNPVYMLSQCPVSCQQCLHGCVDQRTECEKWAKAGECSKNSKWMWVYCPRACGRCTSGYLIPKVCSSNDLLEGGQGHSYTASSYSEKCLPENVAKTTESCNQWCSAENKAEGSWVQVKFKGGAKVVNTVALWGAWSGFYHVKEATFKYSIDGVHWYDVFHRGSKNTVFDKDSNYFSQQFKAVYVRMYPKLWTPHKKACARWEMQGCDAQDMEYEI; encoded by the exons ATGCTGCGAATGCTCAGCAATCGTCAACCCTGGAATCTGTTTGAAGAGACCATAACAGATTTCAAAGGCGTCACACCTCCTTATAAG GTAGTGATATATTTCTGGTGGTCTCCGGGGAAAGGTACGGACCCGGGAGCGGGAATTGACGATATTGCGCTTTTACCGGGCAGCTGCAAGCAATACAAGGAAATGAAATACGCTAGCCAAG GAGATTGTGAGGATAAAAACACGAAATGCAGTGCATGGGCTAAAACGAAGGAATGCAATAAAAACCCAAAGTACATGTTGGTTAACTGTGCTTTATCTTGTGGGACGTGTATTCCCTGTAAAGACGTCAATAAAAAGTGTGAAATTTGGGCGCAGCAAAGGGAATGTGCTAAAAACCCAGTTTACATGTTGTCACAATGTCCAGTATCTTGTCAACAATGTCTCCACGGCTGTGTCGACCAAAGAACTGAATGTGAAAAATGGGCGAAGGCGGGAGAATGCAGCAAAAATTCTAAATGGATGTGGGTTTATTGTCCAAGAGCTTGTGGTAGATGTACATCTGGATATTTGATCCCGAAGG TTTGTTCGTCGAATGACCTGCTTGAaggaggtcaaggtcactcaTACACAGCGTCCAGTTACAGCGAAAAATGTCTTCCGGAAAATGTGGCAAAAACCACCGAATCTTGTAATCAGTGGTGCTCAGCGGAAAACAAGGCCGAAGGCTCTTGGGTTCAAGTGAAATTCAAAGGAGGCGCCAAAGTGGTTAACACAGTAGCTCTGTGGGGTGCGTGGAGTGGTTTCTATCATGTAAAAGAAGCGACCTTCAAGTACAGCATTGATGGGGTACACTGGTATGATGTATTCCACAGAGGAAGCAAAAATACT GTTTTTGACAAAGATTCAAATTACTTCAGTCAGCAGTTCAAGGCCGTTTATGTTCGGATGTATCCTAAACTATGGACTCCACATAAAAAGGCATGTGCGCGCTGGGAGATGCAGGGATGCGACGCTCAAGATATGGAAtatgaaatctga
- the LOC141903512 gene encoding protein SpAN-like, with product MAVSGRSVFVFFLLGIVSVHCSSELTTEEQTELLEQIKIDSNEDVFDVEGFKTEIANSMRYWDNGTEIFIQVDNPGEEHLISDENLGKTDERTADGSELQIPSNDTIVKRKIWAQKGTLWTNGFIPYCFTPGYFTYSEKQKVRAGIAKIMATTCLRYSERSYCEKKGKMIRYSRAASGCSSGVGQGTRGTGTNLGLKGTNACMNTGTIIHETLHATGCWHEQERTDRSAYVIVAEIEYTVDPSQYAYGDTIDNVPFDYRSVMAYGGSGSRGRPAMFTIDPEMDFATTGGNAITFYDKKQLNDIYKCAARCGANRCLNEGYLDKNCKCVCPDFVRGADCGQVTTGCGGIIHVSGNKVLTSPGYPRNYRNGLTCAWLVKAPKGSIMTIKFLDFDVEGSPTGCKDSLEVRYHGLGNVGPRYCGRGVKKTFETMFNNAMLVLRTNSGGQRRGFKLQIDLKKDHSCNPNPCKNGGKCVRTLYGLIMCKCPFENVAGRWCEHSNGAWSPWGGWSNCPGRCGLQTRRRLCNSPARSGRGLPCYGNSVDSKPCGQWPCDGKNESSENLESLNRL from the exons ATGGCCGTATCTGGAAG GTCGGTTTTTGTGTTCTTTTTATTGGGAATCGTATCAGTACACTGTAGCAGTGAACTTACTACAGAAGAGCAAACTGAACTTCTCGAACAG ATAAAAATCGACTCAAACGAGGATGTATTTGACGTGGAGGGCTTTAAAACTGAAATCGCTAATTCTATGCGATATTGGGATAATGGTactgaaatattcatacag GTGGATAATCCTGGAGAAGAACATTTGATAAGTGACGAAAATCTGGGTAAAACAGACGAGAGAACTGCAGACGGATCAGAACTACAAATACCTAGCAACGATACAATAGTGAAACGAAAAATATGGGCGCAAAAGGGCACTTTATGGACGAACGGTTTCATTCCGTATTGTTTTACTCCTG GATATTTCACGTACTCCGAAAAACAAAAAGTGCGTGCAGGTATAGCCAAAATAATGGCGACGACTTGTTTGAGATATAGCGAACGAAGTTATTGCGAAAAGAAGGGAAAGATGATTCGGTATAGCCGTGCTGCGAGTGG TTGCTCATCCGGTGTAGGGCAGGGAACAAGAGGAACTGGGACAAATTTGGGATTAAAAGGAACCAACGCTTGCATGAAT ACCGGAACCATCATTCACGAGACCCTTCATGCTACAGGATGCTGGCACGAACAAGAGAGGACGGACAGATCTGCTTACGTCATTGTAGCTGAAATTGAATATACCGTAGATCCATCTCAGTATGCCTACGGTGATACCATAGACAACGTACCGTTTGACTATCGGTCTGTAATGGCTTACGGAGGATCT GGATCGCGTGGACGACCGGCCATGTTTACGATTGACCCCGAGATGGACTTCGCTACGACGGGAGGGAATGCTATAACATTTTACGACAAGAAACAACTAAACGATATATACAAATGTGCAG CACGTTGTGGGGCAAACCGATGTTTAAATGAGGGTTATCTCGATAAAAATTGTAAATGTGTTTGTCCAGATTTCGTTCGTGGAGCAGATTGTGGCCAAGTAACAACAG GATGTGGTGGAATTATCCATGTATCTGGGAATAAGGTTCTGACGTCACCAGGCTATCCTAGAAACTATAGAAACGGCCTGACCTGTGCATGGCTAGTCAAG GCACCGAAAGGGTCAATAATGACAATAAAGTTCTTAGATTTTGACGTGGAGGGGTCCCCTACAGGTTGTAAAGATAGTCTGGAAGTACGGTACCATGGATTAGGTAACGTTGGGCCCAG ATATTGTGGTCGTGGTGTCAAGAAAACGTTTGAAACGATGTTCAATAACGCCATGCTTGTATTAAGAACTAATAGCGGAGGTCAGCGAAGAGGTTTCAAACTACAGatagatttgaaaaaagatcACA GTTGTAATCCGAATCCTTGTAAAAATGGTGGAAAATGTGTGAGAACTTTGTACGGATTGATAATGTGTAAATGTCCGTTTGAAAACGTCGCTGGACGCTGGTGTGAACATT CGAATGGTGCCTGGTCTCCGTGGGGTGGATGGTCGAATTGCCCGGGGCGATGTGGTTTGCAGACTCGGAGAAGATTATGCAACAGCCCTGCGCGGTCAGGTCGAGGTCTACCCTGTTACGGTAACTCCGTCGATTCAAAACCGTGCGGACAATGGCCCTGTGACGGTAAAAACGAATCTTCCGAAAATCTTGAATCATTAAATCGCTTGTAA